Proteins found in one Limnohabitans sp. TEGF004 genomic segment:
- the ribD gene encoding bifunctional diaminohydroxyphosphoribosylaminopyrimidine deaminase/5-amino-6-(5-phosphoribosylamino)uracil reductase RibD — protein sequence MTFSAHDTPHMTSALALAREALFLTSPNPRVGCVIVGADGAVLGSGHTQRAGEAHAEVMALRDAQAKNIDVKGATAYVTLEPCSHQGRTGPCCDALIDAGLARVVVAEGDPNSHVAGQGIARLRAAGVQVDVGLLGEEAHELNIGFFKRMTHGTPWVRMKVAASLDGQTALENGVSQWITSAPARDDGHAWRARACAVLTGIGTVLEDDPQLDVRAVPTPRQPTLVVMDSQLETPLTAKLFKPQRPVWIYCAVDNAERRQALETKGAKVICLPNSSGKVDLVAMLKDLGQKQINEVHVEAGNKLNGSLLREGLVDELLTYLAPKLMGQGRGMTNLGPFTSLDDSKALAFQEVTQIGPDLRILARLGR from the coding sequence ATGACTTTTTCAGCGCACGACACCCCCCACATGACAAGCGCCTTGGCCTTAGCGCGCGAGGCTTTGTTTTTGACCTCGCCCAACCCCCGCGTGGGCTGCGTCATCGTGGGTGCTGATGGCGCAGTGCTGGGCAGCGGCCACACGCAACGCGCAGGCGAAGCCCACGCCGAAGTGATGGCCTTACGTGATGCGCAAGCTAAAAACATCGACGTCAAAGGCGCCACGGCCTATGTGACGCTGGAGCCCTGCAGCCACCAAGGCCGCACCGGCCCCTGTTGCGATGCACTCATCGATGCAGGCTTGGCTCGCGTGGTGGTGGCCGAAGGTGACCCCAACTCACACGTGGCAGGCCAAGGCATTGCACGCTTGCGTGCAGCAGGCGTGCAGGTGGACGTGGGCTTGCTTGGCGAAGAAGCGCACGAACTCAACATCGGTTTTTTCAAACGCATGACCCACGGCACCCCCTGGGTGCGCATGAAAGTGGCAGCATCGCTCGACGGGCAAACTGCGTTAGAGAACGGCGTGAGCCAGTGGATCACCTCGGCCCCCGCGCGTGACGATGGCCATGCATGGCGTGCCCGCGCATGCGCTGTGCTCACAGGCATCGGCACCGTTTTGGAAGACGACCCGCAACTCGATGTGCGCGCCGTGCCCACCCCACGCCAGCCCACGCTGGTGGTGATGGACAGCCAGCTCGAAACGCCCCTCACGGCCAAGCTCTTCAAACCGCAACGCCCTGTTTGGATTTACTGCGCCGTCGACAACGCCGAGCGTCGCCAAGCCCTTGAGACCAAAGGCGCAAAGGTCATTTGCCTACCCAACTCATCAGGCAAAGTCGACCTAGTTGCCATGCTCAAAGACCTCGGTCAAAAGCAAATCAACGAAGTGCATGTGGAAGCGGGCAACAAACTCAATGGCTCTTTGTTGCGTGAAGGCTTGGTGGATGAGCTGCTCACCTACCTCGCACCCAAGCTCATGGGTCAAGGTCGCGGCATGACAAATTTGGGGCCTTTCACGAGTTTGGACGATTCCAAAGCCCTCGCGTTTCAAGAAGTGACACAAATCGGTCCTGATTTAAGGATATTGGCCCGCCTCGGCCGGTAA
- a CDS encoding riboflavin synthase produces the protein MFTGIITGVGRITAVHDLGSSLSHGKRLTIEAPAAYLDDVTLGDSIALNGACMTVTSFDLDTHTFTIDISVESLARTSGLTELGRVNLEKALRAHDRLGGHIVSGHVDGIGHVSHFAQIGESWELRIMAPTDLAKYLAYKGSITINGVSLTVNSVQDFFNADGPLGLRGSEVSINLIPHTVNNTALGSLKTGSTVNLEIDTVARYVERMLRVDASLGDAAALKAQP, from the coding sequence ATGTTCACCGGAATCATCACCGGCGTGGGGCGCATCACCGCTGTCCACGACCTGGGTAGCTCTTTAAGCCACGGCAAGCGTCTCACCATTGAGGCCCCTGCCGCGTATCTCGACGACGTCACTCTGGGGGACAGCATCGCGCTCAACGGCGCTTGCATGACAGTCACCAGCTTCGACCTCGACACACACACCTTCACCATCGACATCTCTGTGGAATCACTGGCTCGCACCAGTGGTCTAACTGAGCTCGGCCGCGTCAACCTTGAAAAAGCGTTGCGCGCCCACGACCGCTTAGGCGGCCACATCGTGTCGGGCCATGTGGACGGCATTGGTCACGTGAGCCACTTTGCGCAAATCGGCGAAAGCTGGGAACTGCGCATCATGGCCCCCACCGACCTTGCCAAATACTTGGCCTACAAAGGCTCCATCACCATCAACGGCGTGAGCCTGACGGTGAACAGCGTGCAAGACTTCTTCAACGCGGACGGCCCATTGGGCTTGCGCGGCTCTGAAGTCAGCATCAACCTCATTCCTCACACCGTGAACAACACCGCTTTGGGCTCGCTCAAAACGGGCAGCACGGTGAACCTCGAAATTGACACCGTTGCCCGCTACGTTGAACGCATGTTGCGTGTCGACGCCTCGCTGGGTGACGCTGCCGCATTGAAAGCCCAGCCATGA
- the ribBA gene encoding bifunctional 3,4-dihydroxy-2-butanone-4-phosphate synthase/GTP cyclohydrolase II, whose translation MSVTQGLKPVAISPVEDIVADMKAGRIVILVDEEDRENEGDLVLASDHVTPEAINFMARFGRGLICLTLTRERCEYLKLPPMAARNGTVYSTAFTVSIEAAEGVTTGISAADRSRTIEVAVAKATQPSDLVQPGHVFPLQAVDGGVLMRAGHTEAGCDLAAMAGCSPSSVICEIMKDDGTMARLPDLQIFAAEHGLKIGTIADLIAYRSRNESLVHKVSSRTMHTAHGEFTANAYKDMTSGAVHMALVKGTWGADAEVLARVHEPLSVLDALEPNRVMHSWGLDAALARISLEGTGVVVLLNCGESGEQLLNQFDGTARSAHGPERGRMDLRSYGVGAQILRDCGVHKMRLMGNPRRMPSMTGYGLEITGYLSKE comes from the coding sequence ATGAGCGTTACCCAAGGGCTAAAGCCCGTCGCTATTTCCCCTGTTGAAGACATCGTGGCCGACATGAAAGCCGGCCGCATCGTCATCCTGGTAGACGAAGAAGACCGCGAAAACGAAGGTGACTTGGTGCTGGCGTCTGACCACGTCACACCCGAAGCCATCAACTTCATGGCCCGCTTTGGCCGTGGCTTGATTTGCCTCACGCTCACCCGCGAGCGCTGCGAATATTTGAAGCTGCCTCCCATGGCCGCACGCAATGGCACGGTCTACAGCACCGCGTTCACCGTGTCCATCGAAGCCGCTGAGGGCGTGACCACCGGCATCTCTGCCGCCGACCGTTCGCGCACCATCGAAGTGGCCGTGGCCAAAGCGACCCAGCCCTCCGACTTGGTACAACCCGGTCATGTGTTCCCACTGCAAGCAGTAGATGGCGGCGTACTCATGCGTGCTGGCCACACCGAAGCAGGTTGCGACTTGGCCGCCATGGCTGGTTGTTCACCCTCTTCCGTGATTTGCGAAATCATGAAAGACGATGGCACGATGGCACGTTTGCCTGATTTGCAAATCTTCGCAGCCGAACACGGTTTGAAAATTGGCACCATCGCTGACCTCATTGCCTACCGCAGCCGCAACGAATCACTCGTGCACAAAGTCAGCTCGCGCACCATGCACACCGCGCACGGCGAGTTCACCGCCAACGCCTACAAAGACATGACCAGCGGCGCTGTGCACATGGCCCTCGTCAAAGGCACTTGGGGCGCTGACGCCGAAGTGTTGGCACGCGTACACGAGCCACTCTCGGTGCTCGATGCGCTGGAACCCAACCGTGTCATGCACTCATGGGGTTTGGATGCAGCTTTGGCACGCATCAGCCTTGAGGGCACAGGCGTAGTGGTCTTGCTCAACTGCGGCGAAAGCGGTGAGCAACTGCTGAACCAATTTGATGGCACTGCCCGCTCAGCTCACGGCCCAGAGCGCGGCCGCATGGACCTGCGCAGCTACGGCGTGGGTGCGCAAATTTTGCGCGACTGCGGCGTGCACAAGATGCGCCTCATGGGCAACCCACGCCGCATGCCCAGCATGACCGGCTACGGACTTGAAATCACGGGCTATCTGTCCAAAGAATAA
- the ribH gene encoding 6,7-dimethyl-8-ribityllumazine synthase, with product MFVSNLASTTTLDGSALKIGIVQARFNEDITNALAAACIAELKAMGVADDRITHVHVPGALEVPLALAALAQIEDPEPFSALIALGCIIRGETYHFELVANESGAGVTRVGMDYHVPIANAILTTEDMPQAMARQTDKGRDAARVAVEMALLLEKLA from the coding sequence ATGTTTGTCTCTAACCTCGCCTCCACCACCACGCTTGACGGCAGTGCTTTGAAAATTGGCATCGTCCAAGCGCGCTTCAACGAAGATATCACCAACGCACTGGCTGCTGCTTGCATCGCCGAACTCAAAGCCATGGGCGTGGCAGATGACCGCATCACCCACGTGCATGTGCCGGGCGCGCTCGAAGTGCCCTTGGCCTTGGCTGCACTCGCGCAAATTGAAGACCCAGAACCGTTCAGCGCCCTCATCGCACTGGGCTGCATCATCCGTGGCGAGACTTACCACTTTGAGTTGGTGGCCAACGAATCTGGCGCAGGCGTGACCCGCGTCGGCATGGACTACCACGTGCCGATTGCCAACGCCATTCTCACCACCGAAGACATGCCACAGGCCATGGCGCGTCAAACCGACAAGGGCCGTGACGCCGCTCGCGTGGCCGTCGAAATGGCTTTGTTGTTGGAGAAATTGGCATGA
- a CDS encoding pyridoxal phosphate-dependent aminotransferase, which yields MKIAQRAQRIEPFYVMEVAKAAAERAALVAHTDAPMIFLNIGEPDFTAPPLVQEAAARAVHDGVTQYTPALGIPELRERISAWYSTRFGVNVPARRIVITAGASAALQLACLALIEAGDDVLMPDPSYPCNRHFVSAAEGRAVLVPTTAAERFQLSAEQVRANWTAHTRGVLLASPSNPTGTSIHPDELRAIHNEVSQRGGTTLIDEIYLGLSHDEQFGQSALGIDDQIISINSFSKYFNMTGWRLGWLVVPDALVPVVERLAQNLFICASTVAQHAALACFEAESIAEYERRRDEFKARRDYFVPALNALGLNVPVMPDGAFYAWADCAAAADKLGVKGSWDFTFEVMNKANLAITPGRDFGHADTSRFVRFSTARSLPELQAAIARLQKTLS from the coding sequence ATGAAGATCGCCCAGCGTGCGCAACGCATTGAGCCTTTCTATGTGATGGAGGTGGCCAAGGCCGCCGCCGAACGTGCCGCTTTGGTGGCGCACACCGATGCGCCCATGATTTTTCTGAACATCGGCGAGCCTGATTTCACCGCGCCGCCATTGGTGCAAGAAGCTGCTGCACGCGCTGTGCACGATGGCGTGACGCAATACACACCTGCTCTTGGCATTCCAGAATTACGCGAGCGCATCAGCGCTTGGTACAGCACACGTTTTGGTGTGAATGTGCCAGCCCGCCGCATCGTCATCACTGCCGGTGCATCGGCTGCTTTGCAACTGGCTTGCTTGGCGTTGATCGAAGCGGGCGACGACGTGCTGATGCCCGACCCGAGCTACCCCTGCAATCGTCATTTTGTGAGCGCTGCAGAAGGCCGTGCAGTATTGGTCCCCACCACCGCAGCTGAGCGTTTTCAGCTCAGCGCTGAGCAAGTGCGTGCGAATTGGACGGCACACACACGCGGCGTATTGCTGGCTTCTCCGTCTAACCCCACAGGCACCTCGATTCATCCCGATGAGTTGCGTGCCATTCACAACGAGGTGTCACAACGTGGCGGCACCACCTTGATTGATGAAATTTATTTGGGCCTGAGTCACGACGAACAGTTTGGCCAATCGGCCCTGGGCATTGACGATCAAATCATCAGCATCAACAGCTTCAGCAAATACTTCAACATGACGGGCTGGCGTTTGGGCTGGTTGGTGGTGCCTGACGCACTCGTGCCCGTGGTCGAGCGTTTGGCGCAAAACCTGTTCATCTGCGCTAGCACGGTTGCGCAACACGCTGCACTTGCCTGTTTTGAGGCGGAGAGCATTGCCGAGTACGAACGTCGTCGTGATGAATTCAAGGCTCGCCGTGACTACTTTGTGCCCGCACTCAACGCATTAGGCCTGAACGTCCCAGTCATGCCCGATGGCGCGTTTTATGCGTGGGCCGATTGCGCGGCAGCAGCCGACAAACTTGGCGTCAAAGGCAGTTGGGACTTTACGTTTGAAGTGATGAACAAAGCCAACTTAGCCATCACACCCGGGCGCGACTTTGGCCATGCCGACACCTCGCGCTTTGTGCGCTTCTCCACCGCCCGCTCGCTGCCTGAGTTGCAAGCTGCGATTGCGCGTTTACAAAAAACTCTGAGCTAA
- the ybgC gene encoding tol-pal system-associated acyl-CoA thioesterase, translating to MSTVFEHPIRVYWEDTDAGGIVFYANYLKFFERARTEWLRALGIGQHALREETGGMFVVSETTVKYHRPAKLDDQLRVTATLAEGGRASLVIAQQAWLGETLLCEGSIRIGWVDAAAMKPARIPSSVLERLT from the coding sequence ATGAGCACCGTTTTTGAACACCCCATTCGGGTTTATTGGGAAGACACAGATGCCGGTGGCATTGTGTTTTATGCCAACTACCTCAAGTTCTTCGAGCGTGCACGCACCGAGTGGCTGCGCGCACTTGGCATTGGCCAACACGCGCTGCGCGAGGAAACCGGTGGCATGTTTGTGGTGAGTGAAACCACCGTCAAATACCACCGCCCCGCCAAGCTGGATGACCAGCTGCGCGTCACCGCCACCTTGGCCGAAGGTGGTCGAGCCAGCCTCGTCATTGCCCAACAAGCATGGCTAGGCGAAACTTTACTTTGCGAAGGCTCCATCCGTATTGGTTGGGTCGATGCTGCTGCCATGAAGCCTGCGAGAATCCCCTCTTCTGTATTGGAACGACTGACATGA